The following proteins are co-located in the Pseudarthrobacter siccitolerans genome:
- a CDS encoding GNAT family N-acetyltransferase, with translation MPEITLPIRTERLILRRFEGSDLDAFHAYHSLPETARFLPGPAKSYTQSMERVGHYANFVFEKEGDWVALAIESAADGVLQGEVVLKWLPGQGQGEVGWSLAPGARGKGYATEAAEAMLRLGFEDVGMHRIEARLDELNTASADLCRRLGMRQEARQVDKWHYKGQWATELIYAVLADEWRVGQAAKRLKPDAAG, from the coding sequence ATGCCGGAAATCACCCTTCCCATTCGAACCGAGCGGCTGATCCTGCGCCGCTTTGAAGGCAGCGACCTGGACGCCTTCCACGCCTACCACTCGCTGCCGGAAACCGCCCGGTTCCTGCCCGGACCGGCCAAGAGCTATACGCAGTCGATGGAACGGGTGGGCCACTACGCCAACTTCGTGTTCGAAAAGGAAGGCGACTGGGTGGCCTTGGCCATCGAGTCGGCGGCGGACGGCGTGCTGCAGGGCGAAGTGGTGCTCAAGTGGCTGCCCGGCCAAGGCCAGGGCGAAGTGGGCTGGAGCCTGGCGCCGGGTGCCAGGGGCAAGGGCTATGCCACTGAGGCCGCGGAGGCGATGCTGCGGCTTGGATTCGAGGACGTGGGCATGCACCGGATCGAGGCACGCCTGGACGAGCTGAACACAGCATCCGCCGACCTATGCCGCCGTCTGGGCATGCGGCAGGAAGCGCGGCAGGTGGACAAGTGGCATTACAAAGGCCAGTGGGCCACCGAACTGATCTACGCGGTCCTGGCCGACGAGTGGCGAGTGGGCCAGGCCGCAAAACGGCTGAAGCCGGATGCCGCTGGTTGA
- a CDS encoding TRAP transporter substrate-binding protein: protein MAKLKPATPWAASLAFSMLLTLAACTYEESTEGPTPAVTTAVANAKVLRIGTQDDGNVPTRGQIEEFARQVQERSGGNLVIEPVFRAGGDQVRGWDQLVAQRVMTGDLEMAVIPARTWDTEGVLSFRALSAPFLVTSSAVIKEAVKPEYAQGMLAGLKDVGVTGLAMFPDGPRVLFSFTTPILSPDDIRGMAIRAPLSTTTYAVLESLGALPQDLADQEFGEGVEGGKVGGAESSLGYASNLPGALNKTGHAIATGNLVVHSKINTIVINEKARAALNADEQQILQDAADYTREWASSLLATVSAEARKYCQDGGKVVMATEEQLAGFRNAAAPVYTTLDQDAGTRNLIAKLRDLAANTPADPAVEPCDYDTY from the coding sequence GTGGCTAAGTTGAAGCCAGCGACGCCCTGGGCCGCTTCCCTCGCCTTCAGCATGTTGCTGACCCTCGCGGCGTGCACTTACGAGGAGAGCACGGAGGGCCCTACTCCGGCCGTGACGACTGCGGTGGCCAACGCCAAAGTCCTTCGCATCGGCACGCAGGATGACGGGAATGTGCCCACCCGCGGCCAGATCGAGGAATTTGCCCGGCAGGTCCAGGAACGCTCCGGCGGGAACCTGGTTATCGAGCCGGTCTTCAGGGCCGGCGGCGACCAGGTCAGGGGCTGGGACCAGCTCGTCGCGCAAAGAGTAATGACTGGAGACCTCGAAATGGCAGTCATCCCGGCGCGGACCTGGGACACCGAGGGAGTGCTGTCCTTCCGGGCGCTCTCCGCCCCCTTCCTGGTGACATCCAGCGCCGTCATCAAGGAAGCGGTGAAACCGGAGTACGCGCAGGGGATGCTGGCCGGCCTCAAGGACGTGGGCGTTACCGGTCTGGCCATGTTCCCGGACGGCCCGCGGGTCCTGTTCTCGTTCACCACGCCAATCCTCTCGCCGGACGACATCCGGGGAATGGCAATCAGGGCACCCCTTTCCACCACTACCTACGCGGTCCTGGAATCTCTCGGCGCCCTGCCGCAGGATCTCGCTGACCAGGAATTCGGTGAAGGAGTTGAGGGCGGAAAGGTGGGCGGCGCTGAATCCTCGCTCGGCTACGCTTCCAATTTGCCCGGAGCCCTGAATAAAACAGGGCATGCAATCGCTACCGGCAACCTGGTGGTCCACTCGAAGATCAACACGATCGTGATCAATGAAAAAGCAAGAGCTGCTCTCAATGCGGACGAGCAGCAGATTCTCCAGGACGCGGCGGACTACACCAGGGAATGGGCCTCGTCCCTGCTCGCAACCGTCTCGGCGGAGGCGCGGAAGTACTGCCAGGACGGCGGCAAAGTGGTGATGGCAACCGAAGAGCAGCTGGCCGGCTTCCGCAATGCCGCAGCCCCGGTATACACCACCCTCGATCAGGATGCCGGCACCCGTAACCTCATTGCAAAGCTCCGCGATCTCGCCGCGAACACTCCGGCCGACCCTGCCGTCGAACCCTGCGACTACGACACCTATTGA
- a CDS encoding acetate kinase: MLVLVINSGSSSLKYQVRDVAAGSVLTEGLIEKIGMGNGGDGDGEIEGPRDHAEALEQVDAAIHQELGGLELAAVGHRVVHGGERFAEPVLINNEITRAIERLNPLAPLHNPANVLGIRAITRKWPDMPQVAVFDTAFHRTLPEHAWRYAVPDELYTNHGIRRYGFHGTSHEYVTRRAATLLDLPVSDFDGVIAHLGNGASVTAVQGGRSVDTSMGFTPLEGLVMGTRSGDLDPSILVFLARAGWSPEDIDSMLNRESGLKGLAGNNDMRSVVEAAEAGNEKAATALAVTSYRLAKYIGGYHVAVGGAKAIVFTAGIGENSHQFRALVVDKLGALGVELHHGLNAERSREPRVISTLGSAIPVLVIPTDEERAIAEATAAVVSSSTAA; this comes from the coding sequence ATGCTCGTGCTCGTCATCAATTCCGGCTCGTCCTCGCTCAAATACCAAGTGCGCGATGTTGCTGCCGGGAGCGTCCTCACCGAGGGGCTGATCGAGAAGATCGGTATGGGCAACGGCGGCGACGGGGACGGCGAAATAGAGGGCCCGCGGGATCATGCAGAGGCGCTCGAGCAGGTGGACGCCGCCATCCACCAGGAGCTGGGCGGCCTGGAGCTGGCAGCCGTCGGGCATCGCGTGGTGCACGGCGGCGAGCGGTTCGCCGAGCCGGTCCTGATCAACAACGAAATCACCCGCGCCATCGAACGGCTCAACCCGCTGGCGCCCCTGCACAACCCCGCCAATGTGCTGGGTATCCGGGCCATCACCCGGAAGTGGCCGGACATGCCGCAGGTGGCCGTGTTCGATACAGCGTTCCACCGCACCCTCCCCGAACACGCCTGGCGCTACGCCGTCCCGGACGAGCTGTACACCAACCACGGCATCCGCCGCTACGGGTTCCACGGGACGTCGCACGAGTACGTCACCCGCCGCGCCGCCACGCTGCTGGACCTTCCGGTCAGCGACTTCGACGGCGTCATCGCCCACCTGGGCAACGGTGCCTCGGTCACAGCTGTCCAGGGCGGACGCTCGGTGGACACATCCATGGGTTTCACACCGCTGGAAGGCCTGGTGATGGGGACGCGCTCGGGCGATCTGGACCCGTCCATCCTGGTGTTCCTCGCCAGGGCCGGCTGGAGCCCTGAGGACATCGACTCCATGCTGAACCGCGAGTCCGGGCTGAAGGGCCTGGCCGGCAACAATGACATGCGCTCCGTCGTGGAGGCGGCCGAGGCCGGGAACGAGAAGGCGGCCACCGCGCTCGCGGTCACCTCCTACCGGCTCGCGAAGTACATCGGCGGTTACCACGTGGCCGTGGGCGGGGCCAAAGCCATCGTGTTCACCGCGGGCATCGGCGAGAATTCGCACCAGTTCCGTGCGCTCGTGGTGGATAAGCTGGGAGCGCTGGGGGTAGAGCTCCACCACGGCCTGAATGCTGAACGGTCCAGGGAACCCCGCGTCATTTCCACCCTGGGCTCCGCCATTCCGGTGCTGGTCATTCCCACGGACGAGGAACGGGCCATCGCGGAGGCGACGGCCGCCGTAGTCTCCTCCTCGACTGCTGCGTAA
- a CDS encoding cupredoxin domain-containing protein, producing MKEVRGRAALLLMAALLLGGCAPGGGSPGTGTAPSGGAGSSAGASNAAASISIKDFKYGEPLTVAPGAVVAVTNMDSAPHTVTAQEGKAFDVEVDGGGATATFTAPSKPGSYPYFCTYHPNMKGTLTVK from the coding sequence ATGAAAGAGGTTCGAGGCAGGGCGGCACTGCTGCTGATGGCAGCGCTCTTACTGGGCGGCTGCGCCCCTGGCGGCGGAAGTCCCGGAACCGGAACAGCGCCATCCGGGGGAGCCGGTTCATCGGCCGGAGCGTCGAACGCGGCGGCAAGCATCAGCATCAAGGATTTCAAGTATGGCGAGCCGTTAACGGTGGCGCCTGGCGCCGTTGTGGCGGTCACCAACATGGACTCCGCGCCCCATACCGTCACGGCTCAGGAGGGCAAGGCATTTGACGTTGAAGTGGACGGAGGCGGGGCCACGGCCACGTTCACCGCCCCCTCAAAGCCGGGCTCGTATCCGTACTTCTGCACGTACCACCCCAACATGAAAGGCACGCTGACAGTCAAATGA
- the pta gene encoding phosphate acetyltransferase, producing MATSIYVSATTPGSGKSLVALGLADTLHRHADRIGFFKPVVHGPDPADDPMVALMKSRFELEDERCRGGLTHEEVRSLLAEGKRADIDSRCVEIFAEMSRHCDVVIIEGTDLTGQDAAVEFDLNARLANNLSAPVVAVVGAKGRTVAEAAAAVEVARKELAAEKCALLAIMVNRADPDDVEAIAAAVKPGASKRPVYVLPELEEIARPTTGEVAAALGVRQIAGRADMERDVRDIKVAAMNVGNFLNVLDEGALVIVPGDRADVMVACLASSFSPEFPVASALILTGGLAPDANIYPLLAQAPFPVFAATDDTYTTARRVSEVRSEIWSGHRRKVASALGLWSRTVDEAELVERLHLPRAQRMTPLRFLHDLIERARAQRRHVVLPEGTDVRILRAAEILHRRDVCDLTVLGPESDVRELAAARGIDLSGINIVDPATSDLRQKFAEKYSELRAHKGVDLPKALEIMQDVSYFGTMMVQLGVVDGMVSGAAHTTAHTIRPALEFVKTRPGVKIVSSVFLMLMPDRVLVYGDCAVNPDPNVEQLADIALASAETAAQFGVEPRVAMLSYSTGGSGSGEAVEQVRQATELVRQRRPDLAVEGPIQYDAAVDASIAESKMPGSSVAGQASVFIFPDLNTGNNTYKAVQQSSGAVAVGPVLQGLRKPVNDLSRGCTVEDIVNTVAITAIQAQAPAS from the coding sequence ATGGCCACAAGCATCTACGTCAGCGCAACCACCCCCGGATCGGGCAAGTCCCTCGTGGCCCTGGGCCTGGCGGACACCCTGCACCGCCACGCGGACAGGATCGGCTTCTTCAAACCCGTGGTCCACGGCCCGGACCCGGCGGACGATCCCATGGTTGCGCTGATGAAGTCCCGGTTCGAGCTGGAGGATGAGCGGTGCCGCGGCGGCCTCACGCACGAGGAGGTCCGGTCGCTGCTCGCCGAAGGAAAACGGGCGGACATCGACTCCCGCTGCGTGGAGATCTTCGCCGAAATGTCCCGCCACTGCGACGTGGTGATTATCGAGGGGACTGACCTTACCGGCCAGGACGCCGCCGTCGAATTCGACCTCAACGCCCGACTGGCCAACAACCTCTCTGCACCGGTGGTGGCGGTAGTGGGCGCGAAGGGGCGGACCGTGGCGGAGGCGGCGGCCGCCGTCGAGGTTGCGCGCAAGGAGCTGGCCGCGGAGAAGTGTGCACTCCTGGCCATCATGGTGAACCGCGCGGACCCGGACGACGTCGAGGCGATCGCCGCCGCCGTGAAGCCCGGGGCCTCCAAGCGGCCGGTGTATGTGCTGCCCGAGCTGGAGGAGATTGCGCGCCCCACCACCGGTGAGGTGGCTGCCGCGCTGGGTGTGCGGCAGATTGCCGGCAGGGCGGACATGGAACGCGACGTCCGGGACATCAAGGTGGCGGCCATGAACGTGGGCAACTTCCTGAACGTTCTGGACGAGGGCGCCCTGGTGATTGTGCCCGGCGACCGCGCGGACGTGATGGTGGCGTGCCTGGCGTCGTCCTTCTCGCCCGAGTTTCCGGTGGCGTCGGCGCTGATCCTCACAGGGGGCCTGGCGCCGGACGCGAACATCTACCCGCTCCTGGCCCAGGCGCCGTTCCCGGTGTTCGCGGCCACGGACGACACGTACACCACGGCCCGCCGCGTTTCGGAGGTCCGGAGCGAGATCTGGTCCGGGCACCGGCGGAAGGTGGCCTCGGCCTTGGGGCTCTGGTCCCGCACCGTGGATGAGGCGGAGCTGGTGGAACGCCTGCACCTGCCACGGGCCCAACGCATGACCCCGCTCCGCTTCCTGCACGACCTCATCGAACGCGCCCGGGCCCAGCGCCGGCACGTGGTCCTCCCCGAAGGGACCGATGTGAGGATCCTGCGGGCGGCGGAAATCCTGCACCGGCGTGACGTCTGCGACCTCACCGTGCTGGGCCCGGAATCGGATGTCCGTGAACTGGCGGCCGCCCGTGGCATCGACCTGTCCGGGATCAACATCGTGGACCCCGCAACGTCGGACCTGCGGCAGAAGTTCGCGGAGAAGTATTCGGAACTGCGGGCGCACAAGGGCGTTGACCTGCCCAAAGCCTTGGAGATCATGCAGGACGTCAGCTACTTCGGCACCATGATGGTCCAGCTCGGCGTTGTGGACGGAATGGTGTCTGGGGCTGCGCACACCACGGCGCACACCATCCGGCCCGCGCTGGAGTTCGTGAAGACCCGCCCGGGCGTGAAGATCGTGTCCTCGGTGTTCCTGATGCTGATGCCGGACCGGGTGCTGGTGTACGGCGACTGCGCGGTGAATCCGGATCCGAACGTGGAGCAGTTGGCGGACATCGCGCTGGCTTCAGCCGAGACCGCGGCCCAGTTTGGCGTGGAGCCGCGGGTGGCTATGCTGTCCTATTCCACGGGCGGTTCTGGTTCGGGCGAGGCCGTGGAACAGGTGCGGCAGGCCACCGAACTGGTGCGCCAGCGCCGCCCGGACCTCGCCGTCGAAGGCCCCATCCAGTACGACGCCGCCGTTGACGCCTCCATCGCCGAATCCAAGATGCCGGGCTCTTCAGTGGCCGGACAGGCGAGCGTGTTCATCTTTCCAGACCTGAACACCGGCAACAACACGTACAAGGCGGTGCAGCAGAGCTCGGGAGCGGTCGCCGTCGGGCCTGTCCTGCAGGGCTTGCGGAAGCCGGTCAATGACCTCTCCCGCGGCTGCACCGTGGAGGACATCGTGAACACCGTGGCAATTACGGCCATCCAGGCGCAGGCGCCGGCCTCCTAG
- a CDS encoding hotdog fold thioesterase, whose product MAETTVSGAIHPILENDYASIWMGIEVLAISDGHATIRMTLRQEMLNGFGMAHGGMIFAFADSAFALACNPATPAPGEENNITVAAGVDINFLKPAYRGQVITAVADRRSSAGRSGLYDIQIFAADADAQPDPEKPGELIAEFRGRSRTIPKK is encoded by the coding sequence ATGGCTGAAACAACAGTTTCCGGGGCTATCCACCCCATCCTGGAGAACGACTACGCCTCAATCTGGATGGGAATCGAGGTCCTCGCCATCAGCGACGGGCATGCCACCATCCGGATGACCCTGCGCCAGGAGATGCTCAACGGCTTCGGCATGGCCCACGGCGGAATGATCTTCGCCTTCGCGGACTCCGCCTTCGCCCTGGCCTGCAACCCGGCCACCCCGGCACCCGGCGAGGAGAACAACATCACTGTAGCCGCCGGCGTCGACATCAACTTCCTCAAGCCGGCCTACCGCGGCCAGGTGATCACCGCCGTCGCCGACCGCCGTTCCAGCGCGGGCCGCAGCGGGCTGTATGACATCCAGATTTTCGCTGCCGACGCCGATGCCCAACCCGATCCCGAAAAGCCAGGTGAACTCATCGCCGAGTTCCGCGGACGCAGCCGGACCATCCCCAAGAAGTAG
- the paaK gene encoding phenylacetate--CoA ligase PaaK: protein MTLHAPETPVSPAATDAVLDREETISRDELEALQLARLQHTVAYAYDRVPLYKRKFDDAGVHPADLRELSDLGNFPFTTKEDLRAEYPFGMFAVPQSEVARIHASSGTTGRPTVVGYTKQDLADWAKLVARSFRASGIRPGMKVHNAYGYGLFTGGLGAHAGAEALGCTVIPMSGGQTERQIQLIQDFKPDAILATPTYLLTIADAMAHMGIDPASTSLKFAVLGAEPWTQEMRHELEVMMNIKACDIYGLSEVMGPGVAGESVETQDGSHIWEDHFRPEIIDPFNPLAGKENVLRDGEHGELVFTSLTKEALPIIRYRTKDLTRLLPGTARPAHRRMGRITGRSDDMIILRGVNLFPSQIEEIALRIPELSPHFQLELTRPEGQRMDQLTVRIERRDAVAPEQSTMAARTLKEQIKIHVGSSCLVDVVEPGSLERSNGKLRRIYDLRPKG, encoded by the coding sequence ATGACCCTCCATGCCCCCGAAACCCCCGTGTCCCCGGCCGCGACCGATGCCGTGCTTGACCGCGAGGAAACCATCTCCCGCGACGAGCTCGAGGCCCTCCAGCTCGCCCGCCTGCAGCACACCGTGGCCTACGCCTATGATCGCGTGCCCCTGTACAAGCGCAAGTTCGACGACGCTGGAGTCCACCCCGCCGACCTGCGTGAACTCAGCGACCTGGGCAACTTTCCGTTCACCACCAAGGAGGACCTGCGTGCCGAATACCCGTTCGGGATGTTCGCGGTTCCGCAGAGCGAAGTAGCCCGCATCCACGCCAGCTCAGGCACCACGGGCCGGCCCACCGTCGTCGGCTACACCAAGCAGGACTTGGCGGACTGGGCCAAACTCGTGGCCCGCAGCTTCCGCGCCTCCGGCATCCGTCCCGGCATGAAGGTCCACAACGCCTACGGCTACGGCCTGTTCACCGGCGGCCTCGGCGCCCACGCCGGCGCCGAAGCACTGGGCTGCACCGTCATCCCGATGTCCGGCGGCCAGACCGAACGCCAGATCCAGCTGATCCAAGATTTCAAGCCGGACGCGATCCTGGCCACCCCCACCTACCTGCTGACCATCGCCGATGCCATGGCCCACATGGGCATCGACCCGGCCTCCACGTCGCTGAAGTTCGCAGTACTGGGCGCGGAGCCGTGGACGCAGGAGATGCGGCACGAGCTCGAAGTGATGATGAACATCAAGGCCTGCGACATTTACGGGCTCTCCGAGGTGATGGGGCCGGGCGTCGCCGGCGAGTCCGTGGAGACCCAGGACGGCAGCCACATCTGGGAGGACCACTTCCGCCCCGAAATCATCGACCCGTTCAACCCGCTGGCGGGCAAGGAAAACGTGCTGCGCGACGGCGAACACGGCGAACTCGTCTTCACGTCCCTCACCAAGGAAGCCCTGCCGATCATCCGCTACCGCACCAAGGACCTCACCCGGCTCCTGCCCGGCACCGCCCGCCCCGCGCACCGGCGCATGGGCCGCATCACCGGCCGCAGCGACGACATGATCATCCTGCGCGGCGTGAACCTCTTCCCGTCCCAGATTGAGGAAATCGCGCTCCGGATCCCCGAGCTCAGCCCGCACTTCCAGCTCGAACTCACCCGCCCCGAAGGCCAGCGGATGGACCAGCTGACGGTCCGCATTGAAAGGCGGGACGCCGTCGCCCCCGAGCAGAGCACGATGGCGGCACGCACCTTGAAGGAGCAGATCAAGATCCACGTGGGTTCTTCGTGCCTGGTGGACGTGGTGGAGCCGGGCTCGCTGGAGCGGTCCAACGGCAAGCTGCGCCGGATCTACGACCTTCGGCCGAAGGGGTAG
- a CDS encoding TetR/AcrR family transcriptional regulator: MPSTTDTAGTAGTKRGRPGYDQQSVLRIAVDVFNRHGYDATSMGILADNLGISKSAIYHHVPSKGDLLKLALDHALGGLEAILKEPQATSGAADARLEFVLRQTVAVLVERLPFVTLLLRLRGNTEIERDALERRRTFDHKVAGLISAARDEGSLRQDIDPRTVTRLLFGMINSIVEWYKPGGSLSPKRLADDVITMAFDGLHSQP; this comes from the coding sequence ATGCCCAGCACCACTGATACAGCCGGCACCGCCGGCACCAAGCGCGGCCGCCCCGGATACGACCAGCAATCGGTGCTGCGCATCGCCGTCGATGTCTTCAACCGGCACGGTTACGACGCGACGTCTATGGGCATCCTGGCGGACAACCTGGGCATTTCGAAGTCGGCGATCTACCACCACGTGCCGTCCAAGGGCGACCTGCTCAAGCTCGCCCTTGACCACGCTCTCGGCGGGCTCGAGGCGATCCTGAAGGAGCCGCAGGCCACGTCCGGCGCGGCAGATGCCCGGCTCGAGTTTGTGCTCCGGCAAACCGTGGCAGTCCTCGTGGAGCGGCTGCCGTTCGTCACGCTGCTCCTGCGGCTCCGCGGGAACACCGAGATTGAACGTGACGCCCTGGAGCGGCGCCGCACCTTTGACCACAAGGTGGCCGGGCTGATCTCCGCCGCCCGGGACGAAGGATCGCTGCGCCAGGACATCGACCCCCGGACAGTCACCCGGCTGCTGTTCGGCATGATCAACTCGATCGTGGAATGGTACAAACCGGGCGGTTCCCTCTCGCCGAAACGGCTCGCCGACGACGTCATCACCATGGCCTTCGACGGGCTCCACTCCCAGCCTTAG
- a CDS encoding S1C family serine protease yields the protein MSISTRRGLHRPARFGTLAGAGVLAASLTLTACTGSQAPPAPSETSGAATAGSSTPPPAGTSPGPSGSASASASASAGNPAPAPDVAGGIPELVENLAPSVVTIFTEGGLGSGVVYSADGLILTNEHVVKGNTSVEVGFADGQRVQGTVRASDAVTDLALVQADRKGLPKPTYQSTLPRVGEGAVVLGSPLGFENTATAGIISGLHRSIPGSASNSLSLVDLIQTDAPISPGNSGGAVINMRGEIIGISEAYIPPSAGAVSLGFAIPAATAVQVAEELLADGTAEHAYLGLTPGELTPQIADQLGIEASTGVVVLSVDEDGPAGRAGIRPGDVLESMEGVELKAPEKLLAELRNRNPGDTVSFKVKRGDQSLDLKADLIDRPTQ from the coding sequence ATGAGCATCAGCACCCGCCGGGGATTACACCGTCCCGCCCGCTTCGGCACATTGGCCGGAGCGGGAGTGCTGGCAGCTTCCCTGACCCTGACCGCCTGCACAGGATCCCAGGCTCCGCCGGCCCCGAGCGAAACGTCCGGCGCCGCTACGGCCGGCAGCAGCACCCCGCCGCCGGCCGGCACGTCCCCCGGCCCCAGCGGTTCAGCCAGCGCTTCCGCCAGCGCTTCCGCGGGCAACCCCGCGCCGGCGCCCGATGTGGCCGGCGGCATCCCGGAGCTGGTGGAGAACCTGGCCCCGTCGGTGGTGACCATCTTCACCGAAGGCGGGCTCGGCAGCGGCGTGGTGTATTCCGCGGACGGCCTCATCCTCACAAACGAGCACGTGGTCAAGGGCAACACCAGCGTGGAGGTCGGTTTCGCTGACGGCCAGCGGGTGCAGGGAACGGTCAGGGCCAGTGACGCCGTCACGGACCTGGCCCTGGTCCAGGCGGACCGGAAGGGCCTGCCTAAGCCCACCTACCAGAGCACCCTGCCGCGGGTGGGTGAAGGCGCCGTGGTGCTGGGGTCCCCGCTGGGCTTCGAGAACACGGCGACGGCCGGGATCATCTCCGGGCTGCACCGGTCCATCCCGGGCTCGGCCTCCAACAGCCTGTCCTTGGTGGACCTGATCCAGACGGATGCACCTATCAGCCCGGGCAACTCCGGCGGCGCCGTGATCAACATGCGGGGCGAAATCATTGGTATCAGCGAGGCCTACATCCCACCGTCTGCCGGGGCGGTCTCCCTGGGCTTTGCCATCCCGGCGGCCACCGCCGTGCAGGTTGCGGAGGAACTGCTGGCCGACGGCACAGCCGAGCATGCCTACCTCGGCCTGACCCCGGGCGAACTGACGCCCCAGATCGCGGACCAGCTGGGCATCGAGGCGAGTACCGGCGTCGTGGTGTTGTCCGTGGATGAGGACGGCCCCGCGGGACGGGCAGGAATCCGGCCGGGAGACGTGCTGGAGTCCATGGAGGGAGTGGAGCTGAAGGCACCCGAGAAGCTCCTGGCGGAACTGCGCAACCGCAATCCCGGCGATACCGTGAGTTTCAAGGTCAAGCGCGGCGACCAGAGCCTTGACCTCAAAGCGGACCTGATTGACCGGCCAACCCAGTAG
- a CDS encoding VOC family protein, giving the protein MSLRLNTVTTVLPVDDPQRARRFYTEKLGLPHRGMTDDGSELFGTNGGPMLQLMPVSDGRHSDHTTLSFEVADIERTVRDMEASGVQFQDYDLPNLRTKDHICTTNSEKCAWFMDTEQNILCVHESLGVQAEYEL; this is encoded by the coding sequence ATGAGCCTTAGATTGAACACAGTCACTACCGTCCTGCCAGTCGATGATCCACAGCGCGCCCGCCGGTTCTATACGGAAAAACTCGGACTCCCGCACCGTGGCATGACAGACGACGGAAGCGAACTCTTCGGCACCAACGGCGGCCCGATGCTGCAGCTGATGCCCGTATCGGATGGCAGGCATTCCGATCACACCACACTGAGCTTCGAGGTTGCGGACATCGAGCGGACGGTCCGGGACATGGAGGCCAGTGGGGTGCAGTTCCAGGACTACGACCTGCCGAACCTTCGGACCAAGGACCATATCTGCACCACGAACTCGGAGAAGTGCGCCTGGTTTATGGATACCGAGCAGAACATCCTGTGCGTCCACGAATCGCTTGGCGTGCAGGCCGAGTACGAGCTCTGA